A region of Polynucleobacter sp. JS-Mosq-20-D10 DNA encodes the following proteins:
- the hrpA gene encoding ATP-dependent RNA helicase HrpA, whose amino-acid sequence MPASNTLRRLEIRFPEELPVSSQRQVIKDALSSHQVVIVCGETGSGKTTQLPKICLDLGRGTINGGRLIGHTQPRRIAATATAKRIAQELGSPIGQDVGYQVRFADKTSQGASIKLMTDGILLAETQRDPQLRAYDTLIIDEAHERSLNIDFLLGYLRQLLPKRPDLKLIITSATIDAKRFSDHFALNGKSAPVIEVSGRLFPVEQRYEPLEPDAKPDGKKEPKEAKELSDAVTEAITKVWREGVSGAGDVLVFLPGEREIRDCVEALRKDPVLQQRFHPEILSLFARQSVAEQERVFNPGNGRRIILTTNVAETSLTVPNIRYVVDSGLARVKRYSYRNKVEQLQIESISQAAANQRAGRCGRVSDGICIRLYSEQDYLSRPKFTDPEILRSSLAAVLLRMSSLRLPRIQEFPFIDKPLGRAIADGVQLLDELGAIVYDDVTFGSDTDSNSRFKLTSIGKQLADLPLDPRIGRMLLAAKEHNALREVTIIASALATQDPRDRPMDQAAAADQAHLQFADERSEFLSFVKLWDWYQDALKHKHSNRQLENLCRSKFLSPRRLREWRDVHGQLHTMLSEKGWKENPSAATYEQVHLSLLTGLLGYVAKKEEDEKSQERGSKTGSYMGARGIRPFIWPGSTIGKKAGAWILAGELQETNRMYARTIAKIEPGWVEKVAAHRLIKSLSEPFWDSRQGEVMAFERGTLYGLPIYHGRRVRYEPHNPKDARSLFITQALVQEEMFGRMDSPALIRETEADARKKYPGTFEFFWHNRRLIKEIEALEHRSRRPDVLVDDDLLFAFYDSRIPEDVLSRESMKAWLLKRLASKGVTEETPDSLLRLAKADLMRHEAAGITVDRYPKKMMVGGGELSLTYHFEPGSPKDGVTLVVPLTLLNQVDGRRCDWLVPGMCEEKIGLLLKSLPQKLRRHCVPLPEYAKSFLERMLSSKQFGVGDFLDSLITDIRKERGLEIKRTDFRPESLPLHSSMNFRLVDEHGRQLELERNLSRLRAEYGETARTAFQAIAQQAVQDELGSGAPVNNLASNGKTNQSAIASSVKTVEQGGYRTWGFGELPETLEIQKGNRTLFGYPALVDRIEACDLEVFDDLLEARKYHWQGLRRLFALSNKDTLKALQKQLPGIRELGLLFINIGSVDGLIEQILNLALERAFMNDPLPVNADQFAERLQAGKPRLALIAQEISKHALAALQAYADLQKKLSQAKAASATAHVDIQNQVQGLIFAKFVSETPYVQLVHFPRYLKAIAMRIDKLRANPSRDSQCQKDWESVARPWQKLVQAGHGSAAYAISQDQALTDFRWQLEELRVALYAQELKTPSPMSLKRLEKVLANLR is encoded by the coding sequence GTGCCTGCTTCCAACACCCTTCGACGGCTGGAGATTCGCTTTCCGGAGGAGTTGCCGGTATCCAGCCAGCGCCAAGTTATCAAGGATGCCTTGAGTTCTCACCAGGTTGTGATTGTCTGTGGTGAGACTGGTTCTGGCAAAACAACCCAATTACCCAAAATCTGTTTAGATCTCGGCAGGGGCACTATTAACGGTGGTCGCCTTATTGGGCACACGCAACCTCGCCGAATTGCGGCTACAGCTACTGCAAAGCGTATCGCTCAGGAGTTGGGCAGTCCAATTGGCCAAGACGTAGGCTACCAAGTGCGCTTTGCTGATAAGACCAGTCAGGGCGCTTCAATCAAGTTGATGACCGACGGCATCTTGCTAGCAGAAACGCAGCGAGATCCTCAGCTGCGCGCCTATGACACTCTCATTATTGATGAGGCCCATGAACGCAGCCTCAATATTGATTTTCTATTGGGTTATCTGCGACAGTTGCTACCCAAGCGTCCAGACCTGAAGTTGATCATTACTTCAGCCACCATTGATGCAAAACGTTTTTCGGATCATTTTGCATTAAACGGCAAGTCTGCTCCTGTGATTGAGGTGAGTGGGCGACTTTTCCCGGTTGAGCAACGTTATGAGCCACTAGAGCCCGATGCTAAGCCAGACGGAAAAAAGGAGCCTAAAGAGGCTAAGGAGCTTTCGGATGCTGTAACAGAGGCAATTACAAAAGTATGGCGCGAAGGCGTATCCGGTGCAGGCGATGTACTGGTCTTCCTGCCCGGAGAGCGGGAGATTCGGGATTGTGTTGAAGCTCTCAGAAAAGACCCTGTTCTTCAGCAGCGCTTTCATCCGGAGATTTTGAGTCTCTTTGCTCGGCAATCGGTTGCGGAACAAGAGCGCGTATTCAATCCCGGCAATGGCCGACGTATTATTTTGACGACTAACGTTGCCGAGACCTCATTAACAGTTCCCAATATTCGTTATGTGGTTGATAGCGGTCTGGCACGCGTCAAACGCTACTCCTACCGCAATAAAGTAGAGCAATTGCAGATCGAGTCAATCTCTCAGGCGGCTGCCAATCAGAGAGCAGGTCGTTGCGGTCGAGTATCAGATGGTATTTGTATTCGTCTCTATAGCGAGCAAGATTATTTAAGTCGTCCTAAATTTACTGATCCAGAAATTTTACGTAGCTCATTAGCGGCGGTATTACTTCGCATGAGCTCGCTACGTTTACCCCGTATTCAAGAATTTCCATTTATTGATAAACCTTTGGGTCGTGCGATTGCTGACGGTGTCCAGCTACTAGATGAGTTGGGCGCTATCGTCTATGACGATGTTACCTTCGGTAGTGATACGGATAGCAACAGTAGATTCAAGCTCACCTCTATTGGTAAGCAGTTAGCGGATCTGCCATTAGATCCTCGAATTGGTCGAATGTTGTTAGCTGCTAAGGAGCACAACGCATTACGTGAGGTCACCATCATCGCTTCCGCTTTGGCTACACAAGATCCGCGTGATCGACCCATGGATCAAGCTGCTGCGGCTGATCAAGCGCATTTGCAGTTTGCAGATGAGCGTTCCGAGTTTCTGAGTTTCGTAAAGCTTTGGGATTGGTATCAAGATGCTTTAAAGCACAAGCACAGTAATCGACAATTAGAGAATCTATGCCGTAGTAAGTTTTTATCACCAAGACGTCTGCGTGAATGGCGCGATGTTCATGGGCAACTACATACGATGTTGAGCGAAAAGGGTTGGAAAGAAAATCCATCTGCCGCTACTTATGAACAAGTTCACCTCTCGCTATTAACAGGTCTCTTAGGTTATGTAGCTAAAAAAGAAGAGGATGAAAAATCTCAGGAGCGTGGTAGCAAGACAGGTAGCTATATGGGTGCCCGCGGTATTCGTCCCTTTATTTGGCCTGGCTCAACGATTGGCAAAAAGGCCGGCGCTTGGATTTTGGCTGGTGAGCTTCAAGAAACGAATCGTATGTATGCACGTACGATTGCCAAAATCGAGCCAGGGTGGGTTGAGAAGGTTGCAGCCCACCGCCTGATTAAGTCTTTGAGCGAGCCATTTTGGGATAGCCGTCAAGGAGAGGTCATGGCCTTCGAGCGTGGCACTCTATATGGGCTCCCCATTTATCACGGTCGCCGCGTACGTTATGAGCCTCACAACCCAAAAGATGCGCGTAGTTTATTCATTACCCAGGCCTTAGTTCAAGAAGAGATGTTTGGTCGCATGGATAGCCCAGCATTGATTCGGGAGACCGAGGCTGATGCTAGAAAAAAATATCCCGGGACTTTTGAATTCTTTTGGCACAACCGCAGACTGATTAAAGAGATTGAGGCTTTAGAGCATCGCTCACGACGGCCCGATGTGTTGGTAGATGATGATCTCCTTTTTGCTTTTTATGATTCACGTATTCCTGAGGATGTTCTAAGTAGGGAAAGCATGAAAGCCTGGTTGCTGAAGAGATTGGCGAGTAAAGGGGTCACTGAGGAGACACCCGATAGTCTTTTGCGCCTAGCTAAAGCAGATTTAATGCGCCACGAGGCAGCCGGAATTACGGTAGATCGTTATCCTAAAAAGATGATGGTTGGTGGTGGCGAACTAAGTTTGACTTATCACTTCGAGCCTGGCAGCCCCAAAGATGGAGTAACGCTGGTAGTTCCTTTGACGCTATTGAATCAGGTTGATGGTCGTCGATGTGATTGGCTGGTTCCAGGCATGTGTGAAGAAAAAATTGGGCTATTACTCAAATCACTGCCTCAAAAATTACGTCGCCACTGCGTCCCACTACCCGAGTATGCAAAATCTTTTTTAGAGCGGATGCTATCAAGCAAGCAGTTTGGGGTAGGTGACTTTTTGGATAGTCTCATTACCGATATTCGGAAAGAACGCGGCTTAGAAATTAAGCGCACCGATTTCAGACCCGAATCCTTACCTTTACATTCTTCAATGAATTTCCGCCTAGTGGATGAGCATGGCCGCCAGCTGGAGTTAGAGCGTAATTTATCTCGATTGCGTGCGGAATATGGAGAGACTGCCCGCACAGCCTTCCAAGCTATAGCGCAGCAAGCTGTCCAGGATGAGTTAGGGAGCGGTGCCCCAGTAAATAACTTAGCTTCTAATGGCAAAACCAATCAAAGTGCTATTGCATCTTCAGTAAAAACGGTAGAGCAGGGCGGCTATCGAACCTGGGGCTTTGGTGAACTGCCCGAGACTCTAGAGATTCAGAAGGGCAATCGCACCTTATTTGGTTATCCAGCTTTAGTAGACCGAATCGAAGCGTGCGATCTTGAAGTGTTCGATGATTTACTAGAGGCTCGGAAATATCATTGGCAAGGATTGCGCAGATTATTTGCACTATCGAATAAAGACACACTGAAAGCGCTACAAAAACAGCTCCCAGGAATTCGGGAGCTTGGATTGCTGTTTATCAATATCGGGTCCGTTGATGGCTTAATTGAGCAAATTTTGAATCTCGCCTTGGAGCGAGCATTTATGAATGATCCATTGCCTGTGAATGCCGATCAATTTGCAGAGCGTTTGCAAGCAGGTAAGCCCCGTTTGGCTCTGATTGCTCAGGAGATTTCAAAGCATGCCCTGGCGGCATTGCAGGCTTATGCAGATTTACAAAAGAAGTTATCCCAAGCAAAGGCTGCATCAGCTACTGCCCATGTCGATATTCAGAATCAAGTTCAGGGTCTCATATTTGCCAAATTTGTTTCAGAAACACCATACGTCCAGTTGGTACATTTCCCCCGCTATCTCAAGGCCATTGCCATGCGCATTGATAAATTGCGCGCTAACCCAAGCCGGGATTCACAATGTCAAAAAGACTGGGAGTCGGTTGCTAGGCCATGGCAAAAACTCGTTCAGGCTGGCCATGGCTCTGCGGCTTATGCTATCAGTCAGGATCAGGCCTTAACGGATTTTCGCTGGCAACTGGAGGAATTAAGGGTGGCTTTATATGCCCAGGAGTTAAAGACCCCTAGCCCAATGTCCTTAAAGCGTCTAGAAAAGGTCCTAGCTAACTTGCGATAG
- the tal gene encoding transaldolase, producing the protein MTSPASALSQLKQFTTVVADTGDFERMREYQPQDATTNPSLILKAAQQASYQALVNQVKSAHSGIKPVDLVDHILVAFGLEILKIVPGRVSTEVDARLSFDTLATIKKAKHLISLYESHGIDRKRVLIKLAGTWEGIEAAKSLEAEGIHCNMTLLFSLVQAAACGAVNAKLISPFVGRITDWYKTKLGGNWSDENNGGANDPGVISVKRIFHYYKHFGISTEIMGASFRNTSQILELAGCDLLTISPELLSDLQKSTAVVEKQLNASNAANALSTENILALKLDESNFRLQLNNDAMATEKLAEGIRNFCIDTEKLEALLSN; encoded by the coding sequence ATGACATCACCCGCAAGCGCACTGAGCCAACTCAAACAATTCACTACCGTCGTGGCCGATACTGGCGACTTTGAGCGTATGCGGGAATACCAACCGCAAGACGCCACTACTAATCCCTCCCTCATCCTGAAGGCTGCCCAGCAAGCCAGCTATCAGGCCTTAGTAAATCAAGTCAAATCAGCGCACTCTGGTATCAAACCCGTTGATTTAGTCGACCATATCCTGGTAGCTTTTGGTCTTGAGATTTTGAAGATCGTCCCAGGGAGGGTTTCGACTGAAGTTGATGCCCGCCTCTCTTTTGATACTCTGGCAACGATTAAGAAGGCCAAGCATCTCATCTCACTGTATGAATCTCATGGGATTGATCGAAAACGCGTCTTGATTAAACTAGCTGGCACATGGGAAGGAATCGAGGCAGCTAAATCTTTAGAGGCTGAGGGCATTCACTGCAATATGACGCTGCTCTTCTCTTTGGTACAGGCGGCGGCTTGCGGTGCAGTCAATGCAAAATTGATTTCCCCTTTTGTAGGGCGAATTACTGATTGGTATAAGACAAAGCTTGGCGGCAATTGGAGTGATGAAAATAATGGCGGAGCAAATGATCCCGGTGTTATATCGGTTAAGCGTATCTTCCACTATTACAAGCACTTCGGGATCAGCACCGAAATTATGGGGGCTAGTTTTCGTAACACCAGTCAAATATTAGAGCTAGCCGGATGCGACTTACTCACCATCAGCCCAGAGCTATTGAGCGATCTACAGAAAAGCACTGCTGTAGTGGAGAAACAACTGAATGCCAGCAACGCAGCTAACGCACTTTCCACCGAAAATATCCTAGCCCTAAAGCTAGATGAATCGAATTTTAGATTACAGTTGAATAACGATGCAATGGCCACTGAAAAACTAGCTGAAGGAATAAGAAATTTCTGCATCGACACCGAGAAACTAGAAGCGCTCTTAAGCAACTAA
- the trxC gene encoding thioredoxin TrxC, whose amino-acid sequence MIIHCPHCNKGNRVPAERLNQTPVCGACQQELLSLPINATAANFSELVTQSTMPVIVDFWAPWCGPCKMFGPTFQASASTHANQVLFVKVNTEAEQLLGSQWNIRSIPTLAGFKGGKEVHRVSGALPPAQLEQFVRQLTE is encoded by the coding sequence ATGATTATTCATTGCCCGCATTGCAATAAAGGAAATCGTGTTCCTGCCGAAAGGCTCAATCAAACGCCTGTCTGCGGAGCCTGTCAACAAGAGCTCCTTTCGCTTCCGATTAATGCCACAGCAGCTAACTTTAGCGAACTGGTAACTCAATCCACAATGCCAGTCATAGTAGATTTCTGGGCGCCATGGTGCGGACCCTGCAAGATGTTCGGCCCGACTTTCCAGGCAAGCGCCAGCACTCATGCAAATCAAGTTTTGTTTGTGAAAGTTAATACCGAGGCCGAGCAACTACTCGGATCGCAATGGAATATACGCTCAATACCAACGCTAGCGGGATTTAAGGGTGGCAAAGAAGTGCATCGTGTTAGCGGTGCTCTGCCACCAGCCCAACTAGAACAATTTGTGCGGCAGTTGACTGAGTGA
- the rpiA gene encoding ribose-5-phosphate isomerase RpiA, translated as MNQDQLKQLVGEAARDEVLKLPAGQILGVGTGSTANYFIDALAPHKDHFSGTVSSSNATTERLLKHGFKVMDPNEVDYLPAYVDGADEIDPAGHMIKGGGGALTREKIIASMAKQFICICDASKQVSVLGNFALPVEIIPSSKGIVTQELAQLGGTATLRMSKETRADLGQTPSQPFVTDNGGWILDIAGLKISNPLALEAQINQIAGVITVGLFAKEKADILLVSNTSGVSRITF; from the coding sequence ATGAATCAAGATCAACTAAAGCAATTGGTAGGTGAAGCAGCTCGGGATGAGGTACTAAAGCTACCCGCAGGTCAGATCTTAGGTGTTGGGACAGGCTCTACCGCTAACTATTTCATTGATGCCTTAGCACCCCATAAGGATCATTTCTCGGGAACAGTATCTAGTTCAAATGCCACGACTGAACGCTTGTTAAAACATGGTTTTAAGGTCATGGACCCCAATGAGGTAGATTATCTGCCTGCCTATGTGGACGGCGCCGATGAAATCGATCCTGCTGGTCATATGATTAAAGGTGGCGGCGGTGCTTTAACCCGTGAAAAGATTATTGCTTCCATGGCCAAACAATTTATCTGTATCTGCGATGCCTCAAAACAGGTTTCGGTATTGGGTAACTTTGCATTGCCTGTGGAAATCATTCCCTCATCAAAAGGAATTGTTACTCAAGAGCTAGCTCAGTTGGGCGGCACAGCAACACTCAGAATGAGCAAAGAGACTCGTGCAGACTTAGGTCAGACACCAAGCCAACCTTTTGTGACAGATAACGGCGGGTGGATTTTGGATATTGCCGGCTTGAAGATTTCTAATCCACTTGCGCTTGAAGCGCAAATCAATCAAATTGCCGGCGTTATTACTGTTGGGTTATTTGCAAAAGAGAAGGCGGATATTTTATTAGTAAGCAATACATCTGGCGTGAGTAGAATTACCTTTTAA
- a CDS encoding oxidative damage protection protein gives MARMVQCIKLNKEAEGMDFAPLPGDLGKKVWNQVSKEAWAAWLKHQTMLINENRLNMADPRARQYLLKQVEKYFFEGGADMAQGYVPPAE, from the coding sequence ATGGCACGCATGGTTCAATGCATCAAACTCAATAAAGAAGCTGAAGGCATGGACTTCGCCCCCCTACCAGGCGACCTCGGTAAGAAGGTTTGGAATCAAGTCTCCAAAGAGGCTTGGGCCGCTTGGTTGAAGCACCAAACAATGCTCATTAATGAGAATCGCCTGAATATGGCTGACCCTCGTGCTCGTCAGTACCTCCTCAAGCAAGTTGAAAAATACTTCTTTGAAGGTGGAGCAGATATGGCTCAGGGCTATGTACCGCCAGCTGAATAA
- the rlmB gene encoding 23S rRNA (guanosine(2251)-2'-O)-methyltransferase RlmB, translating into MKQILVGFHAVQARLRVDAASLKSVYFDPSRRDRRMGDFLKQAEEILGERLHAADAERLHKLAGHDRHQGVVALAEKMTIARTITEVVEDAQSNQSKVMFLVLDGVTDPHNFGACLRVADGAGVDAVVIPKDRSASINATVSKVSSGASEVMPVITVTNLVRSMKEMQEAGVWLIGTDDEAEKSIYDLDLTGPIGIVMGAEGEGMRRLTRETCDELVRIPMKGVVESLNVSVASGVCLYEALRQRLSKEPK; encoded by the coding sequence ATGAAGCAAATATTAGTTGGTTTTCATGCAGTTCAAGCGCGCTTACGAGTGGATGCAGCAAGTCTAAAGTCGGTTTATTTTGATCCTAGTCGACGAGATCGCCGTATGGGCGATTTTCTCAAGCAAGCTGAAGAAATTCTAGGCGAAAGATTGCATGCTGCTGATGCCGAGCGTCTTCACAAGCTGGCAGGGCATGATCGCCATCAAGGTGTGGTGGCTTTGGCGGAGAAGATGACTATTGCTCGGACCATTACGGAGGTAGTGGAAGATGCACAAAGTAATCAAAGTAAAGTGATGTTCTTGGTCTTGGATGGTGTGACCGACCCTCATAACTTTGGTGCATGCTTGCGCGTAGCGGATGGTGCCGGTGTAGATGCCGTAGTTATTCCTAAAGATCGTTCGGCCTCAATTAATGCCACTGTGAGTAAAGTGTCGAGCGGTGCTTCTGAGGTAATGCCTGTGATTACCGTTACCAATCTGGTTCGCAGTATGAAAGAAATGCAAGAAGCGGGTGTTTGGCTAATTGGTACCGATGATGAAGCTGAAAAATCTATTTACGATTTAGATCTGACTGGTCCCATTGGAATCGTTATGGGTGCAGAGGGTGAGGGCATGCGCCGCCTGACCCGCGAGACTTGTGATGAGTTGGTACGTATTCCGATGAAGGGTGTTGTAGAGAGTCTAAACGTATCAGTTGCAAGTGGCGTCTGCTTGTATGAGGCACTCAGACAGCGTTTATCCAAAGAACCTAAATAG
- the argA gene encoding amino-acid N-acetyltransferase has product MPTNAPNPGLNAEESSSNFPFVGWLRDVAPYIHSFREKTFVIAFAGELAQEIGLENLIEDIAMLHAMGMRIVLVHGIRPQIEEQLMLRNIKSQFGKSAMHSYRITDAAALECVKEAAGELRLDIEAAFSRGLPNTPMAGSRISVISGNFITAMPVGVVEGIDYIHTGLVRKVDSTSIKLSLDSNKIVLLSPLGFSPTGQAFNLAFEDVAASTAAALKADKLIFLSPYAGLKDEEDDFITELSMPQLQEYVAQHPELDLGMKSLLNISGRAIRAGVSRVHFLPCNQDGALLEELFTHDGIGMMLASSDIENLREANQDDVGGILQLTSPLEEEGILAARGQDVIERDIQRFSVIEHDRVLFGCAALFPFPNGVGELACLAVDPDVQGSGDGERLLKRVEMRAKREGIKKLFVLTTRTEHWFLKRGFKRASVDDLPEERKQIYNWDRKSMVLTKDL; this is encoded by the coding sequence ATGCCAACAAACGCACCGAATCCCGGCTTAAATGCCGAAGAATCCAGCTCTAACTTTCCTTTTGTAGGATGGCTCCGTGATGTTGCGCCCTATATCCATAGCTTCCGTGAGAAGACCTTTGTCATTGCCTTTGCCGGTGAGCTGGCTCAAGAAATTGGCCTAGAAAATCTAATTGAAGATATCGCCATGCTGCACGCCATGGGTATGCGTATTGTCTTGGTTCATGGTATCCGCCCTCAAATTGAAGAGCAGCTAATGCTTCGTAATATTAAAAGTCAGTTTGGCAAAAGTGCAATGCACAGCTACCGAATTACCGATGCAGCCGCCCTAGAATGTGTCAAAGAAGCTGCTGGTGAATTACGCTTGGATATCGAGGCTGCATTTAGTCGGGGATTACCCAATACTCCGATGGCAGGCTCACGAATCTCCGTCATCTCAGGCAACTTTATTACAGCAATGCCTGTTGGCGTAGTTGAGGGAATTGATTACATTCATACTGGCTTGGTGCGTAAGGTGGACTCCACCTCCATCAAGCTCTCGCTCGATAGCAATAAGATCGTACTACTCTCACCACTAGGATTCTCGCCAACCGGTCAAGCATTTAATCTCGCTTTTGAGGATGTAGCTGCATCTACTGCTGCAGCACTCAAAGCAGATAAATTAATTTTCTTAAGCCCTTATGCAGGCTTAAAAGATGAGGAAGACGACTTCATCACTGAACTCTCAATGCCCCAGCTTCAAGAATACGTAGCCCAACATCCGGAACTTGATCTAGGTATGAAGAGTTTGTTAAATATTTCTGGCAGAGCTATTCGTGCTGGTGTAAGTCGGGTGCACTTCTTACCTTGCAACCAAGATGGTGCGCTGCTTGAAGAACTCTTTACCCATGATGGTATTGGCATGATGCTGGCCTCATCCGATATTGAGAATTTGCGGGAAGCCAATCAAGATGACGTTGGCGGTATTCTGCAGCTCACCAGCCCACTCGAAGAAGAAGGTATTCTGGCTGCCCGAGGTCAAGATGTCATCGAGCGTGATATTCAGCGCTTCTCTGTCATTGAGCATGACCGGGTTCTCTTTGGATGTGCAGCCCTCTTCCCGTTCCCGAATGGCGTAGGTGAACTTGCTTGCCTCGCAGTAGATCCCGATGTTCAAGGGTCAGGCGATGGAGAGCGTTTGCTCAAGCGCGTTGAAATGCGAGCAAAACGGGAAGGCATCAAGAAGCTTTTTGTCTTGACGACTAGAACAGAGCATTGGTTTTTGAAGCGTGGCTTTAAGCGCGCCTCGGTAGACGATCTTCCAGAAGAAAGAAAGCAAATTTACAACTGGGATCGTAAATCGATGGTTTTGACCAAAGATCTCTAA